Proteins encoded together in one Quercus lobata isolate SW786 chromosome 3, ValleyOak3.0 Primary Assembly, whole genome shotgun sequence window:
- the LOC115979089 gene encoding sugar transporter ERD6-like 5 isoform X2 gives MTGFLGSIGTIAMVIVQIPMTALGVILMDKSGRRPLLLERRLLACGIVILLDLQTWIKTTPILALVGVLVYTGSFSLGMGGIPWVIVSEIFPINMKGSVGSLLTLVSWLSSWIVSYAFNFLMDWSSAGTFFTFSSICGLTVLFVEKFVPETKGRTFEEIQASLNPFSTKK, from the exons ATGACAGGCTTTTTAGGTAGTATTGGGACCATAGCAATGGTCATTGTTCAG ATTCCAATGACAGCATTAGGGGTAATTTTGATGGATAAATCTGGAAGGCGGCCACTTCTATTGGAAAGAAG GTTGCTTGCTTGTGGGATTGTCATTCTTCTT GATCTTCAAACATGGATCAAGACAACGCCAATTTTAGCACTTGTTGGAGTACTG GTGTACACAGGATCTTTCTCATTAGGCATGGGAGGAATTCCTTGGGTTATAGTGTCAGAG ATATTTCCCATAAACATGAAAGGCTCAGTTGGAAGCCTTCTTACATTGGTTAGCTGGTTAAGTTCTTGGATTGTTTCATATGCTTTTAACTTTCTAATGGATTGGAGCTCAGCAG GAACATTCTTCACATTCTCAAGCATATGTGGCTTGACTGTTTTGTTCGTAGAAAAGTTTGTACCAGAGACCAAGGGGCGAACATTTGAAGAAATTCAAGCATCATTGAAtccattttcaacaaaaaaatga
- the LOC115979089 gene encoding sugar transporter ERD6-like 5 isoform X1, with translation MTGFLGSIGTIAMVIVQIPMTALGVILMDKSGRRPLLLERRNLRRLLACGIVILLDLQTWIKTTPILALVGVLVYTGSFSLGMGGIPWVIVSEIFPINMKGSVGSLLTLVSWLSSWIVSYAFNFLMDWSSAGTFFTFSSICGLTVLFVEKFVPETKGRTFEEIQASLNPFSTKK, from the exons ATGACAGGCTTTTTAGGTAGTATTGGGACCATAGCAATGGTCATTGTTCAG ATTCCAATGACAGCATTAGGGGTAATTTTGATGGATAAATCTGGAAGGCGGCCACTTCTATTGGAAAGAAG GAACTTGCGTAGGTTGCTTGCTTGTGGGATTGTCATTCTTCTT GATCTTCAAACATGGATCAAGACAACGCCAATTTTAGCACTTGTTGGAGTACTG GTGTACACAGGATCTTTCTCATTAGGCATGGGAGGAATTCCTTGGGTTATAGTGTCAGAG ATATTTCCCATAAACATGAAAGGCTCAGTTGGAAGCCTTCTTACATTGGTTAGCTGGTTAAGTTCTTGGATTGTTTCATATGCTTTTAACTTTCTAATGGATTGGAGCTCAGCAG GAACATTCTTCACATTCTCAAGCATATGTGGCTTGACTGTTTTGTTCGTAGAAAAGTTTGTACCAGAGACCAAGGGGCGAACATTTGAAGAAATTCAAGCATCATTGAAtccattttcaacaaaaaaatga